In one Blastocatellia bacterium genomic region, the following are encoded:
- a CDS encoding RecX family transcriptional regulator: MQQPDDYEKVMARAMKLLSVKSRTVAELREKLLARAVSEQVVDQVIAQLKAWRYLDDEQFAADYSASRLHERPLGRRRLRWELAHRKVPQPIIEAAVSDAYQQSSEEELIDRAIAKRLRVRGRPRDRQEAKSLFDYLIRLGFAPELVRRKVEAVCQTPLDQD; encoded by the coding sequence ATGCAGCAACCGGACGATTACGAAAAGGTCATGGCCCGCGCGATGAAACTGTTGTCAGTGAAATCGCGCACGGTGGCTGAATTGCGCGAGAAATTATTAGCCCGGGCTGTCAGTGAGCAGGTTGTTGACCAAGTGATTGCGCAACTGAAAGCATGGCGGTATCTGGATGACGAGCAATTTGCTGCCGATTATAGTGCCTCGCGTTTGCATGAGCGACCGCTTGGCCGCCGCCGATTACGCTGGGAGTTAGCCCATAGGAAAGTTCCCCAGCCGATTATTGAGGCCGCCGTCAGTGACGCCTACCAACAATCGAGTGAAGAAGAATTGATTGACCGTGCCATTGCTAAGCGCCTTCGCGTGCGAGGCCGCCCGCGTGACCGTCAAGAAGCCAAAAGCCTATTCGATTATCTCATACGACTGGGTTTTGCGCCCGAACTTGTCCGTCGTAAGGTTGAGGCAGTCTGCCAGACGCCGCTCGATCAAGATTAA
- a CDS encoding amino acid permease: MSNLFRTKSVDMILAQSEAGERHLKKALGAWDLTALGVGAIIGAGIFALTGTAAAGDALRPGAGPGLIVSFIITGITCGLCALCYAEFASLIPISGSAYTYAYATLGELIAWIIGWDLILEYAVGNIGVAISWSGYFMELLRGFGLDASGWRWLTTSYNIGLQNPEIVSQAPHLFGIPIIFNLPAFLVVMLITVLLVIGIKESARFNAVMVVLKLVILLFFIVVGAMYVKPDNWTPFAPNGWSGIMTGAALVFFAYIGFDAISTTAEEARNPQRDLPLGMMASLAICTLLYVATAAVLTGLIPYTELNVPEPLTKALNHLDLDWAAGIVAFGAVVATTAVLLVFQLGQPRIFFSMSRDGLLPQKFAEVHPRYQTPYMPTILTGVFVAVLAGVADIAAAADLTNIGTLFAFVLVCAGVIVLRYKDPDRPRPFRCPGVPFVPLLGIISCLYLMISLPWATWVRFGVWMGIGLAIYFLYGYRRSRLRESNGS, encoded by the coding sequence ATGAGCAATCTCTTTCGAACCAAGTCGGTTGATATGATATTGGCTCAAAGCGAAGCTGGCGAACGGCATTTGAAGAAGGCGCTCGGCGCGTGGGACCTCACGGCGCTGGGCGTCGGCGCGATCATCGGCGCCGGTATTTTTGCTCTGACCGGAACGGCTGCGGCAGGCGATGCGCTGCGACCGGGCGCTGGGCCAGGCCTCATTGTGTCATTCATTATCACCGGCATCACCTGTGGCCTCTGCGCACTCTGCTATGCTGAGTTTGCCTCGCTCATTCCCATATCTGGCAGCGCCTATACGTATGCCTATGCGACACTCGGCGAATTGATCGCGTGGATCATCGGGTGGGATTTGATCCTCGAATATGCTGTTGGCAATATCGGCGTGGCGATTAGTTGGTCTGGATACTTCATGGAGCTGCTGCGTGGCTTTGGTCTAGATGCCTCTGGGTGGCGATGGCTCACGACCAGTTACAACATAGGACTCCAGAATCCTGAGATCGTCAGCCAAGCGCCTCACCTGTTTGGTATTCCCATCATCTTCAATCTGCCGGCATTTTTGGTGGTGATGTTGATCACCGTGTTGCTCGTCATCGGCATTAAAGAGAGCGCCCGTTTCAATGCCGTCATGGTTGTTCTCAAGCTGGTCATCCTGCTGTTTTTCATTGTCGTCGGCGCGATGTACGTCAAACCGGATAACTGGACGCCGTTTGCGCCCAATGGTTGGTCCGGCATCATGACCGGCGCGGCGCTCGTCTTTTTCGCTTATATCGGATTTGATGCGATCTCAACCACAGCCGAGGAAGCGCGAAATCCGCAGCGCGATTTGCCGCTTGGCATGATGGCATCGCTGGCGATTTGTACGTTGCTGTACGTTGCCACGGCCGCCGTGCTGACGGGGCTCATCCCTTACACGGAATTGAACGTGCCCGAACCATTGACCAAGGCGCTGAATCATTTGGATCTGGATTGGGCCGCAGGCATAGTTGCATTTGGCGCCGTTGTTGCAACCACAGCCGTGCTGTTGGTCTTTCAACTCGGGCAGCCGCGCATTTTCTTCTCGATGTCCCGCGATGGGCTGCTGCCGCAGAAATTCGCTGAGGTGCACCCGCGCTATCAAACGCCGTACATGCCCACAATTTTGACGGGCGTGTTCGTCGCGGTGTTAGCCGGCGTTGCCGACATCGCAGCGGCAGCCGACTTGACGAACATCGGCACGCTGTTCGCCTTCGTATTGGTGTGCGCTGGTGTGATTGTGTTGCGCTACAAAGACCCTGATCGTCCTCGCCCGTTTCGTTGTCCTGGGGTTCCATTTGTGCCATTGCTGGGAATCATCAGTTGTCTCTACTTGATGATCAGTTTGCCATGGGCAACGTGGGTTCGGTTTGGTGTGTGGATGGGCATCGGCCTGGCGATCTATTTCCTCTACGGCTATCGGCGCAGCCGGCTGCGTGAATCCAATGGCAGTTGA
- a CDS encoding DNA polymerase has translation MAHGLIMAYQLLSTPAAVAEVVQHLANQRAIAVDTETTELDPFRARVRLLQLATPERVCLIDLFQLPADALAPVKLLLEAERPTKILHNAKFDAKMLRHHFGIELNGLFDTMLAAQLIGAGDTTQRHSLAELASHYLNRQLDKSLRASDWSGQLTPAMLNYAAEDVAVLLPLRQALIEKIKSLQLVDVAKLEFDCVLPTAAMELAGMHLDAQQWQRLVNRYEKKCRQLETEIKQTLAATGSQIDLFGEADINLSSAQQVQEALAHLGISIHSTREWELESHIAEHAVIAQLIEYRHAQKFLSTYGRLAEHIHPVTGRIHADFRQIGTPTGRFACSDPNLQQIPNIPDVRACFSAPPGRRLIVADYSQIELCILAELSRDPKLLEAFHQDVDLHRATASLMFNVPLDQVTKEQRATAKVINYGLMYGMGAAGLAAQIQTSVIEAERLMNRYFEIYRGVAQWLRAAADTAVAVGHSRTPRGRLWNFRFDPRDREQVATVQRLGKNAPIQGCQADMLKRAMRVVYDALKPFDAHIVNSVHDELVIEVDQTVAQEVAELVYDRMVAAAQEFISAVPVHVDVHIGHDWTK, from the coding sequence GTGGCACACGGGCTGATCATGGCGTATCAACTGCTCAGCACGCCTGCGGCCGTCGCTGAAGTGGTCCAGCATCTGGCCAATCAACGGGCGATCGCGGTTGATACCGAGACGACCGAGCTAGACCCCTTCCGGGCGCGGGTCAGACTGCTGCAGTTGGCGACGCCTGAGCGTGTGTGCCTCATTGACCTCTTTCAGTTACCCGCCGATGCGTTGGCGCCGGTCAAACTGCTGCTTGAAGCCGAACGCCCCACGAAAATCCTCCATAACGCCAAATTCGATGCCAAGATGCTCCGGCATCACTTCGGCATTGAACTGAACGGCCTGTTCGACACAATGCTGGCCGCTCAACTCATTGGCGCGGGCGACACGACTCAACGGCACAGCTTGGCCGAACTTGCCTCGCACTACTTGAATCGTCAGCTAGACAAGTCACTGCGCGCCAGCGACTGGTCGGGCCAGTTGACACCAGCGATGCTCAACTATGCGGCTGAAGATGTTGCCGTGCTGCTGCCACTACGACAGGCGTTGATTGAAAAGATCAAATCGCTGCAACTCGTTGACGTTGCCAAACTGGAATTCGATTGCGTGCTGCCAACGGCCGCCATGGAGCTAGCCGGCATGCATCTGGACGCTCAGCAATGGCAACGCTTGGTCAACCGCTATGAGAAAAAATGCCGCCAACTGGAGACCGAGATCAAACAAACACTCGCTGCAACCGGCTCGCAAATAGACTTGTTTGGCGAGGCCGACATCAACCTGAGCAGCGCCCAGCAGGTTCAAGAAGCACTAGCCCATCTGGGGATTTCCATTCATAGCACGCGTGAATGGGAATTGGAATCCCATATCGCCGAGCATGCAGTTATTGCTCAACTCATTGAGTATCGCCATGCGCAGAAATTCCTCAGCACGTATGGACGGTTGGCCGAACATATTCATCCGGTGACCGGCCGCATTCATGCCGATTTTCGTCAAATCGGCACGCCGACAGGGCGTTTCGCCTGCAGCGATCCCAATCTTCAGCAAATTCCTAACATACCCGATGTGCGAGCATGCTTCAGCGCGCCGCCAGGCCGGCGGTTGATCGTCGCTGATTATTCGCAAATCGAGTTATGTATTCTGGCCGAGCTTTCCCGTGATCCGAAACTGCTGGAGGCGTTTCATCAGGACGTAGACCTGCACCGCGCGACGGCCAGTCTCATGTTTAACGTGCCGCTTGATCAAGTCACCAAAGAGCAACGAGCCACTGCCAAGGTGATTAACTATGGGCTCATGTACGGCATGGGCGCGGCAGGATTGGCTGCCCAGATACAAACATCAGTGATCGAAGCGGAGCGACTGATGAATCGCTACTTTGAGATTTATCGCGGCGTCGCCCAGTGGCTGCGAGCGGCGGCAGATACAGCCGTCGCCGTCGGCCACAGTCGAACGCCGCGAGGGCGATTATGGAACTTTCGCTTCGACCCGCGCGACCGCGAGCAGGTGGCCACCGTTCAACGCCTCGGCAAAAATGCACCGATTCAGGGCTGTCAAGCTGACATGCTCAAACGGGCCATGCGGGTTGTGTATGACGCGCTGAAGCCGTTTGACGCTCACATCGTCAATTCAGTTCACGACGAACTGGTGATCGAAGTTGACCAAACGGTCGCGCAAGAAGTCGCTGAGCTGGTTTATGACCGCATGGTTGCTGCCGCTCAAGAATTCATCAGCGCCGTCCCCGTGCATGTGGACGTCCATATCGGCCACGATTGGACCAAGTAG
- a CDS encoding zinc ribbon domain-containing protein gives MPVYEYRCTKCHKKFSLTMTIAEHDTKKVKCPKCGSSKVERELAAFYAITSKKS, from the coding sequence ATGCCAGTTTATGAATATCGTTGCACCAAGTGCCATAAGAAATTTTCTTTGACGATGACGATCGCAGAACACGACACCAAGAAGGTGAAGTGTCCCAAATGTGGAAGCAGTAAGGTGGAACGAGAGCTGGCGGCGTTTTATGCTATCACGTCGAAAAAGAGCTAG
- a CDS encoding LemA family protein, whose product MSDLFDQAPEKQRDPYRQEYYRQQQELAQQQSRRRTAWIIAAIAIAVLAMGSCASYNNLVSKRERVRKQWSQVENVMQRRADLIPNLVATVKGITKQESEIFTRLADARSKLLSPTATPAEKVQADRQLSVQVLSLVEQYPQLRSSESFNRLMDELAGAENRIAQERRVYNQIVEEYNVSTSRFPTVLVANLFGFKREQDYFKATEDAKQVPAVQF is encoded by the coding sequence ATGAGTGATCTATTCGATCAAGCACCGGAAAAGCAACGCGATCCATACCGTCAGGAGTACTATCGCCAACAACAGGAGCTGGCCCAGCAACAATCGCGCCGGCGCACTGCCTGGATCATCGCTGCTATAGCCATCGCTGTGCTCGCCATGGGGAGCTGCGCGAGCTACAACAACCTAGTTAGCAAACGTGAACGAGTGCGCAAACAATGGTCACAAGTGGAAAATGTAATGCAGCGGCGTGCCGACCTGATCCCAAACTTGGTCGCCACCGTCAAAGGCATTACTAAACAGGAAAGCGAAATCTTCACCCGGCTGGCTGATGCACGATCCAAGCTGCTCAGCCCGACGGCAACGCCCGCCGAAAAAGTGCAGGCCGACCGGCAACTGAGCGTACAAGTTCTCTCGCTTGTCGAACAGTACCCTCAATTGAGATCGAGCGAGAGCTTCAACCGGCTGATGGATGAACTGGCTGGAGCAGAAAACCGCATCGCGCAAGAGCGCCGGGTCTACAATCAAATCGTCGAAGAGTATAACGTTTCAACCTCTCGGTTCCCAACTGTGCTAGTGGCCAATTTATTCGGCTTCAAGCGCGAGCAAGACTACTTCAAGGCCACAGAAGATGCTAAACAGGTTCCGGCTGTGCAGTTTTAA
- a CDS encoding phosphatidylglycerophosphatase A, whose product MSTERQSAGRAAHVEEGTEAHAARFADVVARWVATGGGLGYSPIAPGTVGSLAGVALFWAVGRSVTLGWITAVGLSALGVWAATRMSQRLGQHDPPCVVIDEIVGQFVTLWLAWSLEPPTALWLFVAIGWALFRMFDIVKPPPVRQLERLKIGLGVMADDLMAGIYGAIALVGLQRWFLG is encoded by the coding sequence ATGAGTACTGAGCGCCAGAGCGCCGGCCGCGCGGCTCATGTCGAAGAGGGGACAGAGGCGCACGCGGCTCGGTTTGCTGACGTCGTGGCGCGTTGGGTAGCGACCGGCGGCGGATTGGGGTATTCTCCAATTGCGCCGGGGACGGTCGGTTCGCTCGCCGGTGTGGCGTTGTTTTGGGCTGTCGGACGTTCTGTCACGCTCGGATGGATCACGGCAGTCGGCCTGAGCGCGCTCGGCGTATGGGCAGCCACGCGCATGAGTCAGAGGCTCGGGCAGCATGATCCGCCATGTGTTGTGATTGATGAAATCGTCGGCCAGTTTGTGACGTTGTGGTTGGCCTGGAGCCTTGAGCCACCAACGGCGCTGTGGCTCTTCGTGGCTATCGGGTGGGCGTTATTTCGCATGTTCGATATTGTCAAGCCGCCGCCGGTGCGTCAATTGGAACGATTGAAAATCGGCCTCGGCGTGATGGCTGATGACCTGATGGCCGGCATCTACGGCGCGATTGCGTTAGTCGGCCTTCAACGCTGGTTCCTTGGGTGA
- a CDS encoding RNA chaperone Hfq, translating into MNRRSLRSSYSDYSTRSADYANRRDFDQTLVRSERDRRDREERSSSQRGRSGGKRVPPEQTHAENYYYRKQMEAKTPMAIVLQDGETILGNIEWYDKACLKIHRNGEPNLLVFKHSIKYLYKQEKKVEAAAEEDYAEVDEETEAAETEEYEDDVEQDDSSDEEQDDDES; encoded by the coding sequence GTGAACAGACGCAGTTTGAGATCATCGTATTCGGATTACTCGACTCGGAGTGCGGATTACGCCAACCGTCGAGACTTTGATCAAACGCTCGTCCGCAGTGAGCGGGACCGACGCGACCGCGAGGAGCGCAGTAGCTCACAACGCGGGCGCAGCGGCGGCAAACGTGTACCGCCCGAGCAGACTCATGCGGAGAATTACTATTACCGCAAACAAATGGAAGCCAAGACACCCATGGCGATTGTCTTGCAAGACGGGGAGACGATTCTCGGTAACATTGAGTGGTACGACAAGGCGTGCTTGAAGATTCATCGCAACGGCGAGCCGAATCTGCTCGTGTTCAAACACAGCATCAAATATCTCTACAAGCAAGAGAAGAAAGTTGAAGCCGCTGCTGAAGAAGATTATGCCGAAGTAGATGAAGAGACAGAGGCAGCAGAGACAGAGGAATACGAGGATGACGTTGAGCAAGATGACAGCAGCGATGAAGAGCAAGATGACGATGAGTCATAA
- the gyrB gene encoding DNA topoisomerase (ATP-hydrolyzing) subunit B produces the protein MPEPQEAQPDSGGDYTARSITMLEGREAVRKRPHMYIGPTNEVGLHHLVHEVVDNSIDEALIGYCDRIDVTIHVDNSITIEDNGRGIPVDQHPTDPKGRSAAEVVMTELHAGGKFDANAYKVSGGVHGVGVSVVNFLSEWLRLEIRRDGYVYEQEYERGVPTGPLRQTGVAKKRGTRISFKPDPEIFRETTEFSFEMLAQRLREKAFLNRGVLITLVDERTTPERRSEFQYEGGIAEFVRHLNKNKNVLHKDVFYFQAQKDDLTVEVALQYNDSYSETLFSFANNINTVDGGTHLTGFRTALTRTLNQYAQSSGLMKNVKENLTGDDVREGLVAVLSVKIPQPQFKGNEKRELLNPISGTVQSFVSEQLSIWFERNPATAKRILNKAIEAARAREAARKARDLTRRKSALDMSSGLPGKLADCQEKDPALCELFVVEGDSAGGSAKSGRDRRFQAILPLKGKILNVEKARYDKMLSHTEIRALITALGTGIGKDDFDSSKLRYHRIILTTDADVDGSHIRTLLLTFFYRQMPELIERGHLYIAQPPLFKVKRGKTEKYVSDEKQMMRYLMGKAADEIELIVARTGRVIRDRELARLLEKLVEFDTYRGKLERRLQDPRLVDLILDALVGEGGLLRPGMSLHQLFENSETLCQLEQQLVEAGYRTDLFQDEEHGLYGLEVGTSLNDTCRIDWDLATHVEFQKAVGFYRELHELMRPPYLLRHDGTESSVESRNELLGRVLAIAKKDLTIQRYKGLGEMNPEQLWETTMDPERRTLLQVRIEDAVETDEIFTILMGDAVEPRREFIEQHALDVRNLDI, from the coding sequence ATGCCGGAGCCGCAAGAAGCTCAGCCCGACTCAGGCGGCGACTACACAGCCCGTTCGATCACGATGCTGGAAGGGCGCGAGGCAGTGCGCAAGCGTCCACACATGTACATCGGTCCGACCAATGAAGTTGGACTGCATCATTTGGTTCACGAAGTTGTGGACAATAGCATTGACGAAGCGTTGATCGGATATTGTGATCGAATTGATGTAACCATTCACGTGGATAATTCCATCACCATCGAAGACAACGGGCGTGGCATCCCTGTGGATCAACATCCGACCGACCCCAAGGGACGCTCAGCCGCTGAAGTGGTGATGACGGAATTGCATGCCGGCGGCAAATTCGATGCTAATGCCTACAAAGTATCGGGCGGCGTTCATGGCGTGGGGGTCAGTGTGGTGAACTTTCTCTCCGAGTGGTTGCGGCTGGAAATCCGGCGTGATGGCTACGTCTACGAGCAGGAATATGAGCGCGGCGTGCCGACCGGACCGTTACGACAGACCGGCGTGGCCAAGAAGCGAGGAACGCGCATCAGTTTCAAGCCCGATCCGGAGATTTTCCGCGAGACGACAGAATTCAGTTTTGAAATGCTGGCGCAGCGCCTGCGTGAAAAAGCCTTCTTGAATCGTGGGGTGCTCATCACGTTAGTGGATGAACGCACGACGCCGGAACGGCGAAGCGAATTCCAGTATGAAGGCGGTATCGCTGAATTTGTCCGTCATCTGAACAAAAACAAAAATGTGCTGCACAAAGATGTATTCTACTTCCAAGCGCAAAAGGATGACCTGACGGTGGAAGTGGCGCTGCAATACAATGACTCCTATTCGGAGACGCTCTTTTCGTTCGCCAACAACATCAACACAGTGGATGGCGGCACGCATTTGACAGGATTTCGCACAGCACTGACGCGCACGCTGAATCAGTACGCTCAATCGTCTGGGCTGATGAAGAATGTCAAAGAGAATCTGACCGGCGACGATGTCCGCGAGGGACTGGTCGCCGTGCTCAGTGTCAAGATTCCTCAGCCGCAGTTCAAGGGGAATGAAAAACGTGAGCTGCTTAACCCGATTTCCGGCACTGTTCAGTCATTCGTTTCAGAACAGTTGAGTATCTGGTTTGAGCGCAATCCGGCCACGGCCAAGCGAATTTTGAACAAAGCCATTGAAGCCGCCCGCGCGCGCGAAGCCGCCCGCAAGGCGCGCGATTTGACACGTCGCAAAAGCGCGCTCGATATGAGCAGCGGGTTGCCGGGCAAGCTGGCCGACTGTCAGGAAAAAGACCCAGCCTTATGCGAGCTGTTTGTGGTGGAAGGGGACAGCGCCGGCGGATCAGCCAAGTCCGGTCGCGACCGCCGCTTTCAGGCGATCCTGCCGCTCAAAGGCAAAATCCTCAATGTGGAGAAAGCTCGCTATGACAAGATGCTCAGTCACACGGAGATTCGCGCGCTGATCACGGCGCTGGGAACTGGCATCGGCAAGGATGATTTCGATAGCAGCAAATTGCGCTATCACCGCATCATTCTTACCACTGATGCCGACGTTGATGGCAGTCACATTCGCACCTTGCTGTTGACGTTCTTCTATCGCCAGATGCCTGAATTGATCGAGCGAGGTCACTTGTACATCGCTCAGCCGCCGTTGTTCAAAGTTAAGAGAGGAAAGACGGAAAAATACGTGAGCGACGAGAAGCAGATGATGCGTTACTTGATGGGGAAGGCGGCTGACGAGATTGAGCTGATTGTGGCTCGAACCGGCCGTGTGATCCGTGATCGCGAGCTGGCGCGGTTGCTGGAGAAATTGGTGGAGTTCGATACCTACCGAGGTAAGCTCGAACGGCGGTTGCAGGACCCTCGACTGGTTGATCTGATCCTGGACGCGCTGGTTGGCGAGGGAGGCTTGCTACGGCCCGGCATGTCTCTTCACCAACTGTTTGAAAATAGCGAGACGCTCTGTCAACTCGAGCAACAGTTGGTTGAAGCCGGCTATCGTACGGACCTGTTTCAAGACGAAGAACACGGCCTCTACGGGCTTGAGGTCGGCACCAGCCTGAACGACACGTGCCGGATTGATTGGGACCTGGCCACGCACGTCGAATTTCAGAAAGCAGTCGGGTTCTATCGTGAACTGCATGAGCTTATGAGACCCCCTTATCTGCTCAGGCACGACGGTACGGAGTCATCCGTTGAATCGCGCAACGAACTACTCGGTCGCGTGTTGGCGATTGCGAAAAAAGACCTGACAATTCAACGTTACAAAGGTTTGGGCGAGATGAATCCTGAGCAATTGTGGGAAACGACGATGGACCCGGAGCGTCGCACGCTGCTGCAGGTGCGCATTGAAGACGCCGTCGAGACAGATGAAATCTTCACCATCCTCATGGGGGATGCCGTTGAGCCGCGCCGTGAGTTCATCGAGCAGCACGCCTTGGATGTGAGGAACCTCGATATTTGA
- the recF gene encoding DNA replication and repair protein RecF (All proteins in this family for which functions are known are DNA-binding proteins that assist the filamentation of RecA onto DNA for the initiation of recombination or recombinational repair.): MIITKLQAQCFRNIVQDEFEPSSRLNILYGSNAQGKTNWLEAIHLLATTTSFRTARLSETLLHNQQEAILRAQVRQHELEKQLAIQLTPRSKALFVNGKREPSSRYLSHLTVFICSLEQMNVIRGEPEHRRHFLDQGAMSVDPTYAHVLGTYNRIIKQKNHLLRQIAQGSRSSSLIEQLHVWNQQLIQYGTKIHHARTDYTQKLQQALHGHLFGQEQINVRYRSSLEGHGQLNQYAGLLSERLKLRWDAELAVGYALVGPHRDDLEIRFDGRDVRRFASAGQQRSALLILDLARISVYNALSHEYPVFLVDDVDAELDRRRIDVLLDYLSDKTQTFLTTSKREIATSYFGRADVFRVEDGRIIVESNA, encoded by the coding sequence ATGATTATTACCAAACTGCAAGCGCAGTGCTTCCGCAATATCGTGCAGGATGAATTCGAGCCGTCCAGCCGGTTAAACATCCTGTATGGCTCCAATGCGCAAGGCAAAACCAATTGGTTGGAAGCGATTCATCTGTTAGCTACAACGACGTCGTTTCGCACGGCGCGGTTGAGCGAGACGCTGTTGCATAATCAACAGGAAGCCATTCTACGGGCGCAGGTCCGGCAACATGAGTTAGAAAAGCAGTTGGCCATACAGTTGACGCCGCGATCCAAAGCGTTATTCGTCAACGGCAAGCGTGAGCCGTCCAGCCGGTATTTGTCTCACCTGACCGTTTTCATCTGCTCGTTGGAGCAGATGAACGTCATTCGTGGCGAGCCGGAGCATCGTCGCCACTTTCTTGATCAGGGAGCGATGAGCGTGGACCCGACCTACGCGCATGTGCTGGGGACCTACAATCGAATCATCAAACAGAAAAATCATCTGCTCCGCCAAATCGCCCAAGGAAGCCGTTCATCGTCGCTGATTGAACAACTTCACGTTTGGAATCAGCAGCTCATTCAATACGGCACGAAAATACACCACGCCAGAACCGATTACACCCAAAAGCTACAACAAGCATTGCATGGTCACCTGTTCGGACAAGAACAGATCAATGTTCGATACAGATCATCGCTGGAAGGGCACGGTCAGTTGAACCAGTATGCTGGGTTGCTGAGCGAGCGCCTGAAGCTCAGATGGGATGCAGAGCTGGCCGTCGGCTATGCGCTGGTCGGGCCTCATCGTGACGATCTGGAAATCCGGTTTGATGGTCGCGATGTGCGTCGTTTTGCAAGCGCCGGGCAGCAGCGTAGCGCATTGTTAATACTTGATTTAGCTCGTATTTCCGTGTACAATGCCTTATCTCATGAATACCCGGTTTTCTTGGTGGATGATGTTGACGCAGAATTGGACCGACGGCGAATTGACGTGTTACTGGATTACCTCTCCGACAAGACGCAGACATTCCTCACAACCTCCAAAAGGGAGATCGCCACGAGCTACTTTGGTCGCGCCGACGTGTTTCGGGTTGAGGATGGGCGGATAATCGTCGAGTCGAACGCCTAG
- a CDS encoding competence/damage-inducible protein A, whose product MEKKPFVAAILAVGSELLTPFRTDTNSLYLTEQLNSLGIDVKLKMVVGDELERIVECVRVATQSADLIIATGGLGPTEDDLTREAFAAVLGRKLIRSEELLQGLRARFARYGFRMTPNNERQADVIEGAEILPNARGSAPGQFIEDGNTVMVLLPGPPGEMMTMFEREALPRLRQRYRGFFMARRQLRVGGLTESAMDNMIAPIYRAYSNPTTTVLSSLTGLEVHLTATGSTMEEAQSLINELSAKLEEKLGANVVSTDGASLEQVIKQLCVARGYTVALAESCTGGLIAKRLTDVPGSSAYFIGGVVAYANQVKVEWLDVPATLIETHGAVSAQVAEAMAQGVQHKMGATIGLAVTGIAGPEGGTAEKPVGLVYIGLALKDRVEHKELRIPGDRERVRELTTTFALDWLRRTLIG is encoded by the coding sequence ATGGAAAAGAAACCGTTTGTCGCTGCGATTCTGGCAGTCGGCTCGGAGCTGCTGACGCCATTCCGCACGGATACGAATTCGCTTTATTTAACCGAACAATTGAATAGCCTCGGCATTGACGTCAAGCTGAAGATGGTCGTTGGCGACGAGTTGGAGCGCATTGTCGAGTGTGTGCGTGTGGCCACACAATCGGCTGACCTTATCATCGCAACCGGCGGCCTCGGTCCGACCGAAGATGACCTGACACGCGAGGCGTTCGCTGCTGTGTTGGGGCGCAAGCTGATTCGGAGTGAAGAGCTGTTGCAAGGCCTGCGTGCACGATTCGCCAGATATGGTTTCAGGATGACGCCCAATAACGAACGGCAAGCGGACGTGATCGAGGGCGCAGAAATTTTGCCCAATGCGCGCGGCTCGGCTCCGGGCCAGTTTATTGAGGATGGCAATACCGTGATGGTTTTGTTGCCAGGACCGCCCGGCGAGATGATGACGATGTTCGAGCGCGAAGCCCTACCTCGCTTGCGCCAACGGTACCGGGGCTTTTTCATGGCTCGTCGCCAACTGCGCGTCGGCGGGCTGACTGAATCGGCAATGGATAACATGATCGCGCCGATTTACCGAGCATACAGCAATCCAACGACAACGGTTCTGTCGAGCTTGACCGGCTTGGAAGTGCATCTGACGGCGACCGGTTCAACGATGGAGGAAGCCCAGTCGTTGATCAACGAGTTATCCGCCAAGCTCGAAGAGAAGCTCGGCGCAAACGTCGTCTCCACCGATGGCGCGTCACTGGAGCAAGTCATTAAGCAGTTGTGTGTGGCGCGTGGTTACACGGTGGCGCTGGCCGAAAGCTGTACGGGCGGCCTGATTGCCAAACGATTGACCGACGTGCCAGGCAGTTCTGCCTACTTCATCGGCGGCGTAGTGGCCTATGCCAATCAGGTCAAGGTAGAGTGGCTCGATGTCCCTGCCACGCTGATTGAAACTCACGGAGCGGTCAGCGCACAAGTCGCCGAAGCAATGGCGCAAGGCGTCCAACACAAGATGGGCGCTACCATCGGACTGGCCGTGACGGGCATCGCCGGGCCTGAAGGCGGAACAGCAGAAAAGCCCGTCGGACTGGTCTACATCGGCCTTGCGCTGAAGGATCGGGTTGAGCATAAAGAGCTGCGCATCCCCGGCGACCGCGAGCGCGTCAGAGAATTGACGACAACATTTGCCCTGGATTGGCTTCGCCGCACGCTCATCGGTTGA